From a region of the Lactuca sativa cultivar Salinas chromosome 4, Lsat_Salinas_v11, whole genome shotgun sequence genome:
- the LOC111891821 gene encoding nucleotide pyrophosphatase/phosphodiesterase, giving the protein MPTISNLFTVLFLLVSNAFVYGICDASSYSSLVSSSLDHQLHAPNPITEQPLAKIALHKAIIALHASASVRVNPTLLGAKGDDTEWVNVELDYPEATQADWVGVFSPAKFNSSESEYCSSETPFICTAPIKYKFANHSTFDYIQTGKASLSFQIINQRADFAFALFTGGLENPKLVAVSDPISFANPKAPLWPRLAQGKTWDEMTVTWTSGYNIDEATPVVEWGWKGQSQLSSAGTLTFTRGSMCGPPARTIGWRAPGFIHTSSLKELWPNTIYDYRMGHMLLNGSIIWSKTYTFKSSPYPGQDSLQRVIIFGDMGKAERDGSNEYATYQPGSLVTTDELVNDLDNYDIVFHIGDLSYANGFLSQWDQFIAQIEPISSIKPYMIASGNHERDFPNSGSFYDTRDSGGECGVPAQTMYYVPADNRAKFWYSTDYGMFHFCIADSEHDWREGSEQYAWLEKCFASVDRQKQPWLIFAAHRVLGYSSNNWLANAGAFEEPMGRANLQKLWQKYKVDIALYGHVHNYERTCPIYQNQCVNLETSHYSGTVRGTIHVVVGGGGGHLSDFTEINTYWSLYKDHDWGFVKLTAFNHSSLLFEYKKSRDGLVYDNFTISRDYRDVLACVHDGCEATTLAI; this is encoded by the exons ATGCCAACAATCAGTAATCTCTTCACTGTGCTCTTCTTGTTGGTTTCAAATGCTTTTGTTTATGGAATTTGTGATGCTTCCTCTTACTCTAGTCTCGTAAGCAGTAGTCTCGATCATCAACTTCATGCTCCCAATCCCATTACTGAACAACCACTCGCCAAGATCGCCCTTCACAAAGCCATTATTGCTCTCCATGCATCAGCTTCTGTTCGTGTTAACCCTACCCTTCTTGGGGCTAAG GGAGATGATACTGAATGGGTGAATGTAGAACTGGATTACCCTGAAGCAACTCAAGCTGACTGGGTTGGAGTTTTTTCTCCAGCAAAATTCAA CTCATCAGAATCAGAATATTGCTCCTCTGAAACTCCATTCATATGTACAGCCCCAATTAAG TATAAGTTTGCAAACCACTCCACTTTCGATTATATTCAAACAGGAAAAGCATCACTAAGCTTCCAGATTATAAATCAACGTGCAGATTTCGCATTTGCACTATTTACAGGAGGATTGGAAAAT CCAAAGTTGGTTGCTGTTTCGGATCCCATATCATTTGCAAACCCCAAGGCCCCTCTATGGCCTCGTCTTGCCCAAGGAAAGACTTGGGATGAG ATGACAGTAACTTGGACCAGTGGATACAACATTGATGAAGCCACTCCAGTTGTAGAGTGGGGTTGGaagggtcaaagtcaactttcttcCGCAGGAACATTGACCTTTACACGTGGCAGCATGTGTG GTCCACCTGCACGTACAATTGGATGGCGTGCTCCTGGTTTTATCCACACTAGTTCCTTAAAGGAATTGTGGCCAAACACAAT ATACGATTACAGAATGGGGCATATGCTTTTAAACGGATCGATTATTTGGAGTAAAACATATACATTCAAATCATCTCCATATCCAGGACAAGATTCATTGCAACGTGTTATTATATTTGGAGACATGGGAAAG GCAGAACGTGATGGATCAAATGAGTATGCCACTTATCAGCCAGGATCACTTGTTACTACAGATGAATTAGTCAATGACCTTGACAACTATGATATAGTGTTCCATATAGGAGATTTGTCATACGCAAATGGATTTCTTTCACAATGGGATCAGTTCATAGCACAAATCGAACCCATTTCATCAATAAAGCCATACATGATTGCGAG TGGGAACCACGAACGTGATTTTCCCAATTCGGGATCTTTCTATGACACGCGTGATTCAGGTGGGGAATGTGGCGTGCCTGCCCAGACCATGTACTATGTTCCAGCAGATAACAGAGctaaattttg GTACTCAACAGATTATGGGATGTTTCACTTTTGTATAGCGGATTCAGAGCATGATTGGAGAGAGGGTTCAGAACAATATGCATGGTTGGAGAAATGTTTTGCATCGGTTGACAGGCAAAAACAGCCATGGCTGATTTTTGCTGCTCATCGTGTTCTTGGCTATTCTTCCAACAACTGGTTAGCCAATGCGGGTGCCTTTGAAGAGCCCATGGGACGTGCAAACTTGCAGAAGTTGTGGCAGAAATACAAGGTGGACATTGCATTATATGGACATGTTCATAATTATGAAAGAACTTGTCCTATTTACCAG AATCAATGTGTAAACTTGGAAACGTCTCATTATTCTGGAACTGTGAGAGGAACAATCCATGTTGTTGTTGGTGGAGGAGGGGGGCATTTGTCAGATTTTACTGAGATTAATACGTATTGGAGTTTGTATAAAGATCACGATTGGGGATTTGTGAAACTAACAGCGTTTAACCACTCTTCACTCCTATTTGAATATAAGAAGAGTAGAGATGGTTTGGTTTATGATAATTTTACAATCTCAAGGGATTATAGAGATGTTTTGGCATGTGTGCATGATGGATGTGAAGCTACCACCTTGGCAATTTAG
- the LOC111891823 gene encoding putative lipid-binding protein At4g00165, with protein sequence MNSSKTTTLFILLNLTIFTCVSSTNPPCPPTSLPKPPTSSKCPKDTLKFGVCGDWLGLVHEVIGAQPDSECCTLIKGLADLEAALCLCTAIKANVLGVLKVNVPIALSLVLNSCGKKVPEGFKCE encoded by the coding sequence atgaatTCTTCTAAAACAACTACTCTTTTCATATTACTTAATCTAACTATTTTCACATGTGTCTCATCCACCAACCCACCATGCCCTCCAACATCTCTCCCTAAACCACCAACCAGTAGCAAGTGCCCTAAAGACACCCTAAAATTTGGTGTTTGTGGTGACTGGCTAGGGCTAGTTCATGAAGTCATTGGAGCTCAACCAGATAGTGAATGTTGCACATTGATTAAAGGTCTAGCTGACCTTGAAGCAGCATTGTGTTTATGCACAGCAATTAAGGCTAATGTGCTTGGTGTCCTTAAGGTTAATGTCCCTATTGCTCTTAGTTTGGTGCTCAATTCTTGTGGAAAGAAGGTTCCGGAAGGGTTTAAGTGTGAATga
- the LOC111891822 gene encoding spindle and kinetochore-associated protein 1 homolog has translation MDVKQAGLSLDSLVSSFNTRIAELQDLVVARNMYPASSITDLTAVDTTLKAMEHQLQQIKDRLREETLAIPKAKKLIKASLQQQQKLQSMSVYAPSYMPERGKVMHHDNTTCSTVEEPIKQDYSFGIQEPKEEPAPLIKEKKGRGSPPLWYITANELDSLSSYMRGRLTLDKINAAINDMAVYAEANSQLITAPRKKLTESTIEKALEVREIGMAEGVKGKHFFLETDVKGPSLKLDITGKAILTVLRHLGRISESRIGHHRVFILLRPQ, from the exons ATGGATGTCAAGCAAGCAGGCTTATCACTGGACTCTTTAGTTTCATCCTTCAACACTCGCATTGCAGAGCTCCAAGATCTCGTCGTTGCCCGTAACA TGTATCCTGCGAGCAGCATCACGGATTTGACAGCAGTTGACACAACTCTGAAGGCCATGGAACATCAATTACAGCAGATCAAAGATCGCTTGCGTGAAGAAACCCTAGCCATTCCGAAAGCTAAA AAGCTGATTAAAGCATCTCTACAACAGCAGCAGAAGTTGCAGAGTATGTCTGTGTATGCTCCATCATATATGCCTGAAAGGGGGAAAGTTATGCATCATGATAATACTACATG TTCCACAGTAGAGGAACCTATAAAACAAGATTATTCTTTTGGGATTCAAGAGCCCAAAGAGGAGCCTGCACCATTAATCAAA GAGAAAAAGGGTCGTGGGTCCCCACCTTTGTGGTACATTACTGCTAATGAACTAGACTCTTTGTCATC GTATATGAGAGGAAGGCTAACACTTGATAAGATCAATGCAGCCATTAATGACATGGCTGTTTATGCTGAGGCAAACTCCCAACTTATAACAGCCCCAAGAAAGAAG CTGACTGAAAGCACCATAGAGAAAGCTCTG GAAGTTAGAGAGATTGGAATGGCGGAAGGAGTGAAGGGAAAGCACTTCTTTTTGGAAACTGATGTTAAAGGACCTTCATTGAAGCTTGATATTACTGGAAAAGCAATATTAACT GTCCTTCGTCACCTTGGTCGCATAAGTGAGAGCAGAATCGGCCATCATCGCGTCTTCATTCTATTAAGACCTCAATGA